One stretch of Leptospira mtsangambouensis DNA includes these proteins:
- a CDS encoding MarR family winged helix-turn-helix transcriptional regulator, translating to MGTKFKGSKKEVQALDAFIKLKRAAESLSSRLISEFTKWNISESQFGVLETLYHLGPLCQKELGDKILKSTGNITLVIDNLEKRSLVERVRGVEDRRFISVHLTNDGKKLIEQVFPDHVKRITSEFAVLSPEEQEVLGKICKKLGKKTEAICK from the coding sequence ATGGGAACAAAATTCAAAGGATCTAAAAAAGAAGTACAGGCGCTGGATGCGTTCATTAAGTTGAAACGAGCTGCCGAGTCTCTATCTTCCCGACTCATTTCTGAATTTACCAAATGGAATATTTCAGAAAGTCAGTTTGGAGTTTTGGAGACCTTGTACCATTTGGGACCACTTTGCCAAAAAGAACTCGGGGACAAAATTCTAAAGAGTACAGGAAACATCACACTTGTGATCGATAACTTGGAAAAAAGAAGTTTAGTGGAACGTGTCCGAGGGGTGGAAGACAGAAGGTTTATTTCTGTCCACCTAACAAACGATGGGAAAAAACTCATTGAACAAGTTTTCCCTGATCATGTAAAACGGATCACTTCTGAGTTTGCTGTTTTATCACCTGAAGAACAAGAAGTTCTAGGAAAGATCTGCAAAAAACTCGGAAAAAAAACCGAAGCCATCTGTAAGTAA
- a CDS encoding HEAT repeat domain-containing protein, whose protein sequence is MFQKGQDIIWKSSLWVVLVLLIGCSSSKPYQLTDVSPKYKEYQGSDLDPHKTKDVIIPVTNNRKYDDFIQEAHKTIALLEFGENVALRADSKKTVGEPVTKEMQAAAYLEEDLPQIVSKLPGLLQTNQDLIDSTPNDFDGPAIGRVSHELGNILDSLKEFNSKAIGIQNAIRHLRSDSGNYNQGKEVTEVETKPVVADPVIAPVEEPKKKPEKIIFKKEDTSSKISIKRLNRKTKVTGKAKANEQINELVKKEEEEVLSDEEKKDREYTDQIRNGLVQVFQWEYYRKPQKLEKILSTHPIPRVRSAAALALGRLKAGRVSLQNAIDKDGYQVRPAAYKALSDLGDKRSLSYFIAGTKAEDPEVIAVSYEGLGKTRDPAGREMILTTGLASEYVVIVSGALRGLAYHKLDADVEVFDKFLKSNDNEIKEAALEALAIHGSRESLRILERVVVEEPSLALTAVDEISKNPTLSATFALIRLNESQTDEKLNKRIGESLLRRKAFGKYAIILVQDDYLRAEPNERSRPLSYIKNKEIGLILSETKKEFAVRIGEDILTDKYIQVKMESTLPGARGAFVTGWVFYPKLDIIEVKQLGSDGNSGKYSNLKKGKHNNLFNPIEEIKVPRKE, encoded by the coding sequence ATGTTTCAAAAGGGTCAAGACATAATTTGGAAGAGCAGTTTATGGGTGGTCCTTGTTCTGTTGATAGGTTGTTCCAGTTCCAAACCATACCAGTTAACAGATGTTTCACCAAAGTATAAAGAATACCAAGGAAGTGATTTAGATCCTCATAAAACAAAGGATGTGATCATCCCTGTCACCAATAATCGTAAATATGATGATTTTATACAAGAAGCGCATAAGACCATTGCTCTATTAGAATTTGGCGAAAATGTTGCCCTTCGTGCTGATAGCAAAAAAACTGTAGGAGAGCCTGTTACGAAAGAAATGCAGGCAGCCGCCTATTTGGAAGAAGATCTTCCACAAATTGTATCCAAACTTCCTGGACTTTTACAAACCAACCAAGACTTAATTGATAGCACTCCCAATGATTTTGATGGGCCAGCCATCGGACGTGTGAGTCATGAATTAGGTAATATTTTAGACTCACTTAAAGAATTTAATTCCAAAGCCATTGGAATCCAAAATGCGATCCGACATTTAAGATCTGACTCAGGGAACTACAACCAAGGAAAAGAAGTTACTGAAGTAGAAACTAAACCTGTTGTGGCAGATCCTGTGATTGCACCAGTAGAGGAACCGAAGAAAAAACCGGAAAAAATTATTTTCAAAAAAGAAGATACAAGTTCAAAGATTTCTATTAAAAGACTCAATCGCAAAACAAAAGTTACAGGAAAAGCCAAAGCGAATGAACAAATCAATGAACTAGTCAAAAAAGAAGAGGAAGAAGTTCTTTCTGATGAAGAAAAAAAAGACAGAGAATATACGGACCAGATCCGGAATGGACTTGTCCAAGTATTTCAATGGGAATATTACCGCAAACCTCAGAAACTAGAAAAGATTTTATCCACACATCCTATTCCACGTGTTCGCTCTGCTGCTGCTCTTGCACTGGGTCGTTTGAAAGCAGGCCGGGTCAGTTTACAGAATGCTATTGATAAAGACGGATACCAAGTAAGACCTGCTGCTTATAAAGCATTGTCTGATCTTGGAGACAAAAGGTCCCTATCTTATTTTATCGCAGGAACGAAAGCAGAAGATCCAGAAGTGATTGCTGTGAGTTATGAAGGTCTTGGAAAAACAAGAGACCCAGCTGGTAGGGAAATGATTCTCACAACTGGTCTTGCCTCCGAATATGTTGTGATTGTTTCTGGTGCACTCCGAGGACTCGCTTATCATAAATTAGATGCTGATGTTGAAGTTTTTGATAAATTTTTAAAGTCAAACGATAATGAAATCAAAGAAGCAGCACTCGAAGCACTGGCCATCCATGGAAGTCGAGAAAGCCTAAGAATTTTAGAACGAGTTGTGGTGGAAGAACCAAGTCTTGCGCTGACGGCTGTCGATGAAATTAGCAAAAATCCAACCCTCTCTGCCACATTTGCTCTCATTCGATTGAATGAATCCCAAACCGATGAAAAACTCAATAAACGAATTGGGGAATCATTACTTCGTCGCAAAGCTTTTGGCAAATATGCAATCATCTTAGTCCAAGATGATTATCTTCGAGCAGAACCAAACGAACGTTCGAGACCATTGTCTTACATTAAAAATAAAGAAATTGGTCTGATCCTTTCTGAAACGAAAAAGGAATTTGCAGTTCGAATCGGAGAAGATATTTTAACTGATAAATACATCCAAGTCAAAATGGAATCCACTCTACCTGGTGCTCGGGGAGCGTTTGTCACTGGTTGGGTGTTTTATCCAAAACTAGATATCATTGAAGTGAAACAATTGGGAAGTGATGGAAACTCTGGAAAATATTCCAATTTGAAAAAAGGAAAACATAATAATCTCTTCAACCCGATTGAAGAGATTAAAGTCCCTAGAAAGGAATAG
- the hflX gene encoding GTPase HflX — MDLARLVGEISVEIGRQIGLLIERTGYVTHLIVGNDHSIEIPHLDRYRVAHSRLRGLRLFHTHLKEHPLNQEDLMDLVLNRFDSITAACVGSDGIPKFFFSAFINPDPDAKEPWILSPKQYPGQLKYGYSEQVEALESEFTKKTSNLKESQKENRAFLVGVYDVRKMKRSPEHSMAELKELCRTAGIHVVDTYVQKRDPDPRTVVGKGKLQEIILTSVHKDIEHLIFDLELTPSQAKKISDASDLKIIDRTQLILDIFSKNAKSRDGKLQVELAQLKYLKNRLSELDDNMSRLTGGIGGRGPGETKLEIGNRRVEEKITRLENELKDLKRRRELNRKARSRNEIPIVGIVGYTNAGKSTLLNALTNSTVIAEDKLFATLDPTTRRIRFPEEREIIISDTVGFIHDLPPDLSQAFKATLEELGDADLLLHVVDSTNSNYAEQMEAVDTILNSLQLNEIPRMVVFNKADGLDEETRASFEKNEALLVSAVTREGLSHLLDLIEEELWKKKEPSPQVTVPSL, encoded by the coding sequence ATGGACCTGGCAAGGCTCGTGGGTGAGATTTCAGTGGAAATTGGTAGGCAGATCGGCCTCCTCATCGAAAGGACAGGTTATGTCACTCATTTGATTGTTGGGAATGATCACTCCATCGAAATTCCGCACTTGGATCGTTATCGCGTAGCCCATTCTAGGCTTCGTGGCCTTCGACTCTTTCACACGCACCTCAAAGAACATCCGTTAAACCAAGAAGATTTGATGGACCTTGTTCTCAACCGATTTGATTCCATTACCGCCGCTTGTGTTGGTTCTGATGGAATTCCCAAATTCTTTTTTTCAGCCTTTATCAATCCAGATCCCGATGCAAAGGAACCTTGGATCCTTTCTCCCAAACAATACCCAGGCCAGTTGAAGTATGGATATTCGGAACAAGTGGAAGCACTCGAATCCGAATTCACAAAAAAAACTTCCAACCTCAAAGAATCTCAAAAAGAAAACAGAGCCTTCCTTGTGGGTGTGTATGATGTCAGGAAAATGAAACGTTCACCGGAACATTCGATGGCAGAACTCAAAGAACTTTGTCGCACAGCTGGAATCCATGTTGTGGATACCTATGTCCAAAAAAGAGATCCCGATCCCAGAACTGTTGTGGGAAAGGGTAAGTTACAAGAAATCATTTTAACATCAGTACACAAAGACATTGAACATTTGATTTTTGATTTGGAACTCACACCTTCCCAGGCCAAAAAAATCTCTGATGCCAGTGATTTAAAAATCATCGATCGCACCCAACTGATTTTGGATATCTTTTCCAAAAATGCAAAATCAAGAGATGGAAAACTCCAAGTAGAACTTGCCCAACTCAAATATTTAAAAAACCGACTTTCCGAATTGGATGACAATATGAGTCGCCTAACGGGTGGTATCGGTGGTAGAGGGCCTGGGGAAACTAAGTTGGAAATTGGAAACAGACGTGTGGAAGAAAAAATCACTCGTTTGGAAAATGAACTAAAAGATCTCAAACGTCGCAGGGAATTAAACCGCAAGGCTCGTTCCCGAAATGAAATCCCCATTGTGGGAATTGTTGGTTATACGAATGCCGGAAAGTCAACACTGCTCAATGCTCTCACCAATTCGACTGTCATTGCCGAAGACAAATTATTTGCAACTTTGGATCCTACAACTCGTAGGATTCGTTTTCCAGAAGAAAGAGAAATCATCATTTCTGATACGGTGGGATTCATCCATGACCTTCCACCGGATCTTTCCCAAGCCTTTAAGGCAACTCTTGAGGAATTAGGAGATGCAGATTTATTACTCCATGTGGTCGATTCCACAAACTCTAATTATGCGGAACAAATGGAAGCTGTGGATACCATTCTCAATTCTTTACAATTGAATGAAATTCCGAGAATGGTAGTTTTTAACAAAGCAGATGGGTTGGATGAGGAAACAAGAGCCTCCTTTGAAAAAAACGAAGCACTCCTTGTTTCTGCGGTAACCCGCGAAGGACTTTCTCATCTTTTGGATTTAATTGAAGAAGAACTTTGGAAAAAAAAGGAACCGAGTCCGCAGGTTACGGTTCCCAGTTTGTAA
- a CDS encoding phytoene desaturase family protein gives MENKYDVIIIGSGIGGLTAASILSQVAKKKVLVLERHFKLGGFTHTFKRLGKFEWDVGIHYIGDLGEGSMLRTLFDSITKKGVKWNKMQEPFEVFDYPGFSFPVYGKKEKFVSDLKLKFPSESEAIDRYFRDVETFTQWFGRHFTLKALPSVFEKAAKFLNLNHIPTPYITTKEYMDTHIQDENLRALLCSQWGDYGLPPATSSFAIHSMIVAHYFNGGYFPIGGSSKIVESIEPIVEENGGSLKILHTVKEILIEGDKAIGVKVEVQKGKTFSEQEFFADVIVSDAGAYTTYNKLLPKEYSSSFQKPLETLSTQGTTSITLYIGFKESPTKLGFHGENHWIFPDINHDASYAKRNDLAEGKPPMMYLSFPSLKNPEAEGHTAEAISFADYSLFAKWKDEPWKKRGEEYSQLKETITEGMLEFLEKRYPGFRDLIEFTELSTPITTEFFTGHKEGSIYGLSCTPERFKQEWLGVRTTIKNLYLTGADACSPGVAGALMGGVAAASVVLGLTGTLRLMKELFQKSQESS, from the coding sequence ATGGAAAATAAATATGACGTAATCATTATCGGTTCTGGTATTGGTGGCCTCACGGCCGCCTCTATCCTTTCTCAAGTTGCCAAAAAGAAAGTGCTAGTTTTGGAACGTCATTTTAAGTTAGGCGGTTTCACCCATACCTTCAAACGACTTGGAAAGTTTGAATGGGATGTGGGAATCCATTATATTGGGGACTTGGGGGAAGGTTCGATGTTACGAACTCTTTTTGATTCCATCACAAAAAAAGGTGTGAAGTGGAACAAAATGCAAGAGCCGTTCGAAGTTTTCGATTATCCCGGTTTTAGTTTTCCTGTGTACGGAAAAAAAGAAAAATTTGTATCTGACTTAAAACTTAAGTTTCCTTCAGAATCAGAAGCCATTGACAGATACTTTCGGGATGTCGAAACCTTTACCCAATGGTTTGGAAGGCATTTTACTCTCAAAGCCTTACCATCCGTATTTGAAAAGGCTGCAAAATTTTTAAACTTAAACCATATCCCTACTCCTTATATCACCACCAAAGAATATATGGACACCCATATTCAGGATGAAAACTTAAGGGCACTTCTTTGTTCACAGTGGGGTGATTATGGTCTACCTCCAGCTACATCTTCCTTTGCCATTCATTCCATGATTGTTGCACATTACTTTAATGGTGGTTATTTTCCGATTGGTGGTTCTTCCAAAATTGTTGAATCCATTGAACCCATTGTGGAAGAAAACGGTGGGAGTTTAAAAATCCTCCATACGGTTAAAGAAATCCTTATCGAGGGAGACAAAGCAATCGGTGTGAAAGTTGAAGTTCAAAAAGGTAAAACTTTTTCTGAACAGGAATTTTTTGCAGATGTGATTGTTTCGGATGCAGGTGCATATACCACCTACAACAAACTATTACCAAAAGAATATTCTTCTTCCTTTCAAAAACCTTTGGAAACTCTTAGCACACAAGGAACAACATCCATCACATTGTATATTGGATTTAAAGAATCTCCGACAAAACTCGGATTCCACGGCGAAAACCATTGGATTTTCCCTGACATAAACCATGACGCTAGTTATGCGAAACGAAATGATTTGGCGGAGGGGAAACCTCCTATGATGTATCTTTCCTTTCCTTCTTTAAAAAATCCGGAAGCAGAAGGCCACACTGCCGAAGCGATTAGTTTTGCCGACTACTCGCTATTTGCCAAATGGAAGGACGAACCTTGGAAAAAACGGGGAGAAGAATACAGCCAACTCAAAGAAACCATCACCGAAGGGATGTTAGAATTTTTAGAAAAACGATATCCTGGGTTCCGCGATTTAATCGAATTCACAGAACTCTCCACCCCCATCACTACTGAATTTTTTACCGGACATAAAGAAGGGTCCATTTATGGACTTTCCTGTACACCGGAGCGCTTCAAACAAGAATGGTTAGGTGTGAGGACAACGATCAAAAATCTTTACCTAACGGGAGCGGATGCCTGCTCTCCTGGAGTGGCAGGTGCCCTAATGGGTGGTGTTGCTGCTGCTTCTGTGGTTTTAGGACTAACGGGGACACTTCGGCTGATGAAAGAACTTTTCCAAAAGAGCCAAGAAAGCAGTTGA
- a CDS encoding formylglycine-generating enzyme family protein gives MKNLLMILFVWGIVISPLVSQEETSEESPFASTKRKVQLWKGEVVGVYKNRLWIKVRIYRNQRISKLSLGEIKSLFADTKEFPVYQKLTNIKQGSLVVRDTVWEEKHINKKNQFIEVVLVGDYKPDLDSKMKEITTDAYISSYIEEDFFTEPDAFFKGRFTPPRKTVFHPKDRKEMVLVSRGLFLYGQGTDPSSDSFNPYFLEPKPSSLKEIPSFYIDKYEVTNAEYAYFLKQTNTQSPPHWIGGKYPDGEGDFPVVHLTYREVERYASWVGKRIPTEWEWEKAARGPGVIEFTNRDETLGYQIIATKYPFGDEYDSLYCNTRESKIGKAQSVLELSTEGASPYGAIGMCGNAPEWTSSDYQLYPGHHIKNFSFGKIYKVVRGGSYSDSAKNSTATARSYGGIPNLSEDRRAGFRLVMDYRD, from the coding sequence ATGAAAAACTTGTTAATGATTCTATTCGTTTGGGGAATTGTGATCTCACCCTTGGTTTCACAAGAGGAAACTTCGGAAGAATCACCTTTTGCATCGACTAAAAGGAAAGTTCAACTTTGGAAAGGCGAAGTGGTCGGTGTTTATAAAAATAGACTTTGGATCAAAGTTCGAATTTATCGTAACCAAAGGATTTCAAAACTTTCACTTGGTGAAATTAAGTCTTTATTTGCTGATACAAAGGAATTTCCCGTGTATCAAAAACTTACCAATATCAAACAAGGGTCTCTTGTCGTCCGAGATACAGTCTGGGAAGAAAAACATATAAATAAAAAAAATCAATTCATTGAAGTGGTGTTAGTAGGTGATTACAAACCTGATCTAGATTCAAAAATGAAAGAGATCACAACTGACGCTTATATTTCTAGTTATATTGAAGAAGATTTTTTTACAGAACCAGATGCTTTTTTTAAAGGAAGATTTACTCCACCTAGAAAAACTGTTTTTCATCCTAAGGATAGAAAGGAAATGGTTCTTGTTAGCCGAGGTCTTTTTTTATACGGCCAAGGAACTGATCCTTCCAGTGATAGTTTTAATCCTTATTTTTTAGAACCAAAACCTTCCAGCTTAAAAGAGATCCCATCCTTTTATATCGATAAGTACGAAGTCACCAATGCAGAATATGCTTATTTTCTAAAACAAACCAATACTCAAAGTCCCCCTCATTGGATTGGTGGAAAATATCCCGACGGAGAAGGGGACTTTCCGGTGGTCCATTTGACTTATAGGGAAGTGGAGCGGTATGCAAGTTGGGTGGGAAAACGCATTCCTACGGAGTGGGAATGGGAAAAAGCGGCCCGAGGGCCTGGTGTGATTGAATTCACCAACAGAGATGAAACCTTAGGTTACCAAATCATTGCGACCAAATATCCTTTTGGAGATGAATACGATTCTTTGTATTGCAATACGAGAGAATCAAAAATTGGGAAAGCTCAGTCTGTATTAGAATTATCCACAGAGGGTGCAAGTCCCTATGGAGCTATCGGAATGTGTGGGAATGCACCGGAATGGACATCCAGTGATTATCAATTGTATCCAGGACATCATATCAAAAACTTTTCTTTTGGAAAAATTTACAAAGTGGTTCGTGGCGGTTCTTATTCCGATTCAGCAAAAAATTCGACGGCGACGGCTAGATCTTACGGCGGGATTCCCAACCTATCCGAAGATAGGCGAGCTGGATTTCGATTGGTAATGGATTACCGTGATTAA
- a CDS encoding homoserine dehydrogenase, with the protein MKEVRIGLLGAGVVGTSLLQLLDKNREKIQRHYGINLQLTTIATRSPGKLQGKTNVPVTDDVLSVTNRSDIDMIVELIGGTDTAYQAVRSALENGKTVITANKALLSEKGRELYPISAKTGAELGYEAAVAGSIPIIRTLRDGLSSCEFEVICGILNGTTNFILTKMEQEAWDYATALKKAQDLGFAEADPTFDVEGIDAGHKISLLASLAFREYVSFASLSVKGISDLQSLDIQSALSLGYRIKLLGISKRSSAGVLTKVHPTLVPLDHPLANVMNESNAVFYKTKEADSGMITGKGAGGMPTASAVLSDIIYYASRLGSKDIAKENNLFPEAKAFPEPDNLVRYYLRFSTVDKPGVLAEISQVLGRHNISIASVQQKESTSEPVSVIVVTHGATEGEFQKSLQEIDTMSTIIKQKTVAIRLLEKL; encoded by the coding sequence ATGAAAGAAGTTCGTATTGGTCTATTGGGTGCCGGAGTTGTCGGCACTAGCTTACTCCAACTCTTGGATAAAAACCGAGAAAAAATCCAACGTCATTATGGAATCAACTTACAACTAACGACCATTGCCACCCGTAGCCCGGGAAAACTCCAAGGTAAAACGAACGTTCCTGTAACAGACGATGTACTATCTGTTACAAATCGTTCGGATATCGATATGATTGTTGAATTGATAGGCGGAACCGATACAGCTTACCAAGCCGTTCGTTCCGCATTAGAAAATGGTAAAACCGTCATCACGGCCAATAAGGCATTGTTATCCGAAAAAGGTCGGGAATTGTATCCAATCTCCGCAAAAACAGGAGCTGAGCTAGGTTATGAGGCAGCAGTGGCTGGCTCCATTCCCATCATCCGCACTTTACGAGATGGACTCTCGTCCTGTGAATTTGAAGTCATTTGCGGAATCCTGAACGGAACTACAAATTTTATATTAACCAAAATGGAACAAGAGGCCTGGGATTATGCAACGGCACTGAAAAAAGCACAAGATCTGGGATTTGCAGAAGCAGACCCAACCTTCGATGTGGAAGGGATCGACGCTGGTCATAAAATCAGTTTGCTTGCAAGCCTTGCCTTCCGTGAGTACGTTTCGTTCGCATCCCTTTCCGTAAAAGGAATTTCCGATCTACAATCATTGGACATCCAGTCCGCACTTTCTCTTGGATACCGAATTAAACTTTTAGGAATCTCTAAACGAAGTTCGGCGGGTGTTCTCACAAAAGTCCATCCGACACTTGTTCCTCTCGACCATCCATTAGCAAATGTGATGAATGAATCCAATGCAGTTTTCTATAAAACCAAAGAAGCCGATTCAGGTATGATCACGGGAAAGGGAGCTGGGGGAATGCCGACTGCAAGTGCGGTTCTCTCCGACATCATTTACTACGCATCCCGACTCGGAAGCAAAGATATCGCAAAAGAGAATAATCTATTTCCGGAAGCGAAAGCCTTTCCAGAGCCTGACAATTTGGTTCGTTATTACTTACGTTTTTCCACAGTGGACAAACCTGGGGTTCTTGCTGAAATTTCTCAGGTGCTTGGCCGTCATAATATTTCAATTGCATCCGTCCAACAGAAGGAGTCCACCTCAGAACCTGTGTCTGTGATTGTTGTCACACACGGGGCAACAGAAGGGGAATTTCAAAAATCTCTGCAGGAAATTGATACTATGTCGACCATCATCAAACAGAAAACTGTGGCCATCCGGCTTTTGGAAAAACTGTAA
- a CDS encoding STAS domain-containing protein, whose product MADLQFPSLDLKTEFIEIKGERVLVVSFVGQITNTNAYEINRNISVIFRDSVFNIILELTKLDYINSIGVATLIGIIKTVESHHGKIMIGGLNHFLENVIRLMDLPRKVQIFNTKQEAITNWEP is encoded by the coding sequence ATGGCGGATTTACAGTTTCCATCCCTGGATCTCAAAACAGAATTCATTGAAATCAAAGGGGAACGAGTTCTGGTTGTTTCCTTTGTAGGCCAGATCACCAATACTAATGCATATGAGATCAATCGGAATATATCTGTGATCTTCAGAGATTCCGTGTTTAATATCATTTTGGAATTAACCAAATTGGATTATATCAACAGCATTGGGGTGGCGACACTCATCGGTATCATCAAAACAGTAGAAAGCCATCATGGAAAAATTATGATAGGGGGGCTCAATCATTTTCTAGAAAATGTGATTCGGCTAATGGATTTACCGCGTAAGGTTCAGATTTTTAATACCAAACAAGAAGCCATTACAAACTGGGAACCGTAA